In Silene latifolia isolate original U9 population chromosome 6, ASM4854445v1, whole genome shotgun sequence, the genomic window ATGCTTTTATTGAATCAAGTTTGCATTTGTTTCGAGATTGTAATGCGGCTCAATGGGTCTGGGATGGGCTGAGAATGGCATGTGAGGAGGATAGGGGGGATGCGAGGTGAGGGGATGGGTGGAAACTCGATGGAAGGAGTTAGGGGCGAGGAGTATAGCAAGTTCATGATCGGCTGCTGGGCTATATGGGAGCATCGCAATAAAGTTGTGTTCGAGGGATTTGATGTTGCACCTGACTCGGTTATAAGGAGAGTGTTGGATGTTTTGAGTGAGACTATAACCATGGAAGTGATGGGCAGTGGGACGAGGAGACGAGGGGGACGGACGGCTAGGTCAGAGGAGAGTGACGGATGGAAAGCGGCTCCGGCTGGCTATGTGAAATTGAATGTTGATGTAGGGGTGGTTGATGGCGAGGGGGTGGACACGGGTGTAGTTTATAGGGATGAGCGTGGTTTGGTGGTGTGGGGAGCTGCCAGAGGGCGTATGCAAGGATGGGAGCCGGTGGTAGCGGAAGCGGTAGCCATGTTGGATGGACTGCAAGAAGCGCTGGATAGGGGTCATCGAAATGTGGTGGTCGAGAGCGATTGCCTTCATGTTGTGGATGCGGTCAAGGGAAAGCGTAAAGGAAGGAGCACGTTTTCGTT contains:
- the LOC141588447 gene encoding uncharacterized protein LOC141588447, which gives rise to MEGVRGEEYSKFMIGCWAIWEHRNKVVFEGFDVAPDSVIRRVLDVLSETITMEVMGSGTRRRGGRTARSEESDGWKAAPAGYVKLNVDVGVVDGEGVDTGVVYRDERGLVVWGAARGRMQGWEPVVAEAVAMLDGLQEALDRGHRNVVVESDCLHVVDAVKGKRKGRSTFSLIIDAIISLCNSFISVIFLHTSRVNNCVAHALGHIRPHVIGKTTWLDSLPPVANDAVKFDLSLLK